A stretch of the Glutamicibacter sp. JL.03c genome encodes the following:
- a CDS encoding PLP-dependent cysteine synthase family protein → MTDLWVRHAISQLNADANRSADTHLLRFELPMQWGIELYLKDESVHPTGSLKHRLARSLILYGLVNGRITEGTTLVEASSGSTAVSEAYFARMLGLKFIAVVPASTSPEKIRLIEFYGGQCHLVDGAGQVDAAARELAAESAGYYLDQFTYAERATDWRGNNNIAESVYAQMSAEPHPIPSWIVVGAGTGGTSATFGRYARYKQHETRLCVADPEGSSFYEGWRSGNLDYATGTGSRIEGIGRPKVEASFMPGVIDHMVQVPDAASLAAMHFLRSRTRYFAGGSTGTNLYAAFGIIAQMLERGEQGSVVTLICDSGERYANTYYNQQWLDEQGLDLAPYAAQMQRFLDEGVWSS, encoded by the coding sequence ATGACTGATCTTTGGGTGCGACATGCGATTTCTCAGCTCAATGCCGACGCGAACCGCAGCGCGGATACCCACCTGCTGCGTTTTGAACTTCCCATGCAATGGGGGATCGAGCTGTACCTGAAAGACGAATCGGTGCATCCCACCGGTTCGCTCAAGCACCGTCTTGCCCGTTCGCTGATCCTTTATGGACTGGTCAACGGGCGCATCACCGAGGGAACCACGTTGGTGGAAGCCTCCAGCGGCTCCACCGCCGTCTCAGAAGCCTACTTCGCCCGGATGCTCGGCCTGAAATTCATCGCGGTCGTGCCCGCCTCAACGAGCCCCGAGAAGATCAGGCTCATCGAGTTCTATGGCGGCCAATGCCACCTGGTCGACGGAGCAGGTCAGGTTGATGCCGCCGCCCGCGAGCTGGCGGCAGAATCAGCTGGCTACTATCTTGACCAGTTCACCTATGCCGAGCGGGCCACCGACTGGCGCGGCAACAACAATATCGCGGAGTCGGTGTATGCACAGATGTCTGCCGAACCGCACCCGATCCCCAGCTGGATCGTGGTGGGGGCCGGCACCGGCGGAACCAGCGCCACCTTTGGTCGCTATGCCCGCTATAAGCAGCACGAGACCCGCCTCTGCGTCGCCGATCCGGAAGGCTCATCCTTCTACGAGGGCTGGCGCAGCGGCAACCTGGACTACGCCACCGGCACCGGGTCGCGGATCGAAGGCATCGGCAGGCCCAAGGTGGAGGCCTCGTTCATGCCCGGGGTCATCGATCACATGGTGCAGGTGCCGGACGCTGCCTCCTTGGCGGCCATGCACTTCCTGCGCTCCAGGACGCGCTACTTCGCTGGCGGCTCCACCGGGACCAATCTCTACGCCGCCTTCGGGATCATCGCCCAGATGCTCGAGCGCGGCGAGCAGGGCAGCGTGGTGACGTTGATCTGCGACTCCGGCGAGCGCTACGCCAATACCTATTACAACCAGCAGTGGCTTGATGAGCAGGGCCTTGATCTGGCGCCCTATGCTGCGCAGATGCAGCGGTTCCTCGATGAAGGCGTGTGGAGCAGCTAG
- a CDS encoding cupin domain-containing protein, producing MMNEPQRMANTSKLPAGASNGALWKLEPADRDLDANVISLAPGEQIGEHLGPALDVLLHIFAGSGVLHTAGGRIELEVGDIIYLPAHSQRRFTAGEQGLAYFSVHQRKSTTGLMPAPRRS from the coding sequence ATGATGAATGAACCGCAGCGCATGGCCAATACCTCCAAGCTTCCGGCAGGAGCGAGCAATGGAGCGCTGTGGAAGCTGGAACCGGCAGATCGGGACCTCGACGCCAACGTCATCTCCCTGGCGCCCGGAGAGCAGATCGGCGAACATCTGGGACCTGCCCTGGATGTGCTGCTGCACATCTTCGCCGGCTCGGGCGTGTTGCACACCGCCGGCGGGCGGATCGAGCTGGAAGTCGGAGACATCATCTACCTGCCTGCGCACAGCCAGCGCCGTTTCACCGCCGGGGAGCAAGGCCTGGCATATTTCTCGGTGCATCAGCGCAAGAGCACCACGGGCTTGATGCCTGCGCCACGCCGCAGCTAG
- the poxB gene encoding ubiquinone-dependent pyruvate dehydrogenase — MPTVADHLIEQLDTQGVRRIYGIPGDSLNGLTDALRENGRIQWVHHRHEEAAAFAAAAEAEITGGIAVCVGSCGPGNLHLINGLYDANRSRVPVLAIAAQIPTEEIGSNYFQETNPVEVFRGCSVYAEQVSDAKQMPRMLRIAMREAIEKRGVAVLVISGDVALSEMERAATQQVVKTNPRVLPNEAELEQAAEILEGSRKVTILAGAGVAGAHDEVVALADKLAAPIVHALRGKEHIEYDNPFDVGMTGLLGFASGAKAIDECDVLLMLGTDFPYQQFYPQHATIIQVDLRGEQIGRRTRVDVPLVGTVKDTAAALNALLPVQTHRKHLENALEHYRKTRTKLDELATGSKPGAAIHPQYLARLIDQAANDDAIFTADVGSPVIWAARYLTMTGKRRVLGSFNHGSMANALCHALGAQAIDRRRQVIAFAGDGGLSMMLGELLTAVQNKLPVKIVVFNNSSLNFVELEMKAAGFVTYATDLQNPDFGAVATATGLKGYRVDDSAQLESTIAEFLAHDGPAVLDVVTDRQEMSMPPNIKLEQAKGFALYAIRTVLSGRGDELLDLAKTNWRQMF, encoded by the coding sequence TTGCCTACCGTAGCCGACCACCTGATTGAACAGCTTGACACCCAGGGGGTGCGCCGAATCTATGGCATCCCGGGCGATTCCTTGAATGGATTGACCGATGCCCTGCGGGAGAACGGCCGCATTCAATGGGTGCATCACCGCCACGAGGAAGCCGCCGCCTTCGCCGCCGCGGCGGAAGCGGAAATCACCGGCGGGATCGCGGTGTGCGTGGGCTCTTGCGGCCCGGGCAACTTGCACCTGATCAACGGCCTGTACGACGCGAATCGTTCCCGGGTGCCGGTGCTGGCCATCGCCGCCCAGATCCCCACCGAGGAAATCGGTTCCAATTATTTCCAGGAGACCAATCCGGTTGAGGTCTTCCGTGGCTGCTCGGTGTATGCCGAACAGGTCTCCGATGCCAAGCAGATGCCTCGGATGCTGCGGATCGCGATGCGCGAGGCCATCGAGAAGCGCGGCGTGGCGGTGCTGGTGATCTCCGGAGATGTCGCCCTGTCGGAGATGGAGCGAGCCGCGACCCAGCAGGTCGTCAAGACCAATCCCCGGGTGCTGCCCAATGAAGCGGAATTGGAGCAGGCCGCCGAGATCCTCGAAGGCTCGCGCAAGGTCACCATCCTTGCTGGTGCCGGTGTGGCCGGCGCCCACGATGAAGTGGTCGCGCTCGCTGACAAGCTGGCCGCCCCGATCGTCCATGCCCTGCGCGGCAAGGAGCATATCGAGTACGACAACCCCTTCGATGTGGGGATGACCGGGCTTTTGGGCTTTGCCTCCGGGGCCAAGGCCATCGATGAATGCGACGTGCTGCTCATGCTGGGCACCGACTTCCCGTACCAGCAGTTCTATCCGCAGCACGCCACCATCATCCAGGTGGATCTCCGAGGCGAGCAGATCGGGCGCCGCACCCGGGTGGATGTCCCGCTGGTGGGCACCGTGAAGGATACCGCGGCCGCGCTGAACGCGCTGTTGCCGGTGCAAACCCATCGCAAGCACCTGGAGAATGCGCTGGAGCACTACCGCAAGACCAGGACCAAGCTTGATGAACTGGCCACCGGCTCAAAGCCGGGAGCTGCTATTCATCCGCAGTACCTGGCGCGGCTGATCGACCAGGCCGCCAACGATGATGCGATCTTCACTGCCGATGTCGGCTCTCCGGTCATCTGGGCCGCCCGCTATCTGACCATGACCGGCAAGCGGCGCGTGCTCGGTTCCTTCAACCACGGATCCATGGCCAACGCCCTGTGCCATGCCCTGGGCGCGCAAGCCATCGACCGCAGGCGGCAGGTGATCGCCTTTGCCGGAGACGGCGGCCTGTCCATGATGCTCGGCGAACTGCTGACCGCGGTCCAGAACAAGCTGCCGGTGAAGATCGTGGTCTTCAACAACTCCTCGCTGAACTTCGTCGAGCTGGAGATGAAGGCCGCCGGCTTTGTCACCTATGCCACGGATCTGCAGAACCCGGATTTCGGTGCGGTGGCCACGGCCACCGGGCTGAAGGGCTACCGCGTGGATGACTCCGCGCAGCTCGAATCCACGATCGCGGAGTTCCTGGCCCACGACGGGCCGGCGGTGCTGGATGTGGTCACCGACCGCCAGGAGATGTCGATGCCGCCGAATATCAAGCTGGAACAGGCCAAGGGCTTTGCGCTCTACGCCATTCGCACCGTGCTCTCAGGACGCGGAGACGAGCTGCTGGATCTGGCCAAGACCAACTGGAGGCAAATGTTCTAG